Proteins from one Salmo salar chromosome ssa07, Ssal_v3.1, whole genome shotgun sequence genomic window:
- the LOC106609493 gene encoding guanine nucleotide-binding protein G(i) subunit alpha-1 has protein sequence MGCTLSTDDKAAVERSKMIDRNLRDDGEKAAREVKLLLLGAGESGKSTIVKQMKIIHEAGYSEEECKQYRAVVYSNTIQSIIAVIRAMGRLKIDFGDAARADDARQLFVLAGSAEEGFMTAELAGVIKRLWKDGGVQACFSRSREYQLNDSAAYYLNDLDRISQATYIPTQQDVLRTRVKTTGIVETHFTFKDLHFKMFDVGGQRSERKKWIHCFEGVTAIIFCVALSDYDLVLAEDEEMNRMHESMKLFDSICNNKWFTDTSIILFLNKKDLFEEKIKKSPLTICYPEYAGSNTYEEAAAYIQCQFEDLNKRKDTKEIYTHFTCATDTKNVQFVFDAVTDVIIKNNLKDCGLF, from the exons ATGGGGTGTACCCTGAGCACGGACGATAAGGCGGCGGTGGAGCGCAGTAAAATGATCGACAGGAATCTGCGGGACGACGGGGAGAAAGCAGCAAGAGAGGTCAAGCTACTGCTCCTCG gtgctGGTGAGTCGGGGAAGAGCACAATAGTCAAACAGATGAA GATCATCCACGAGGCAGGCTACTCGGAGGAGGAGTGTAAACAGTACAGAGCTGTGGTCTACAGCAATACCATCCAGTCCATCATCGCCGTCATCCGAGCCATGGGACGACTCAAGATCGACTTTGGAGACGCCGCCAGAGCC GATGATGCGAGACAGCTGTTTGTGCTGGCGGGGTCGGCAGAGGAAGGCTTCATGACGGCGGAGCTGGCCGGGGTCATCAAACGCCTGTGGAAGGACGGAGGGGTACAGGCCTGCTTCAGCCGCTCACGAGAGTACCAGCTCAACGACTCTGCAGCATa tTACTTAAATGATTTGGACAGGATATCACAAGCCACCTATATCCCAACCCAGCAGGATGTCCTGAGGACCAGAGTCAAAACCACAGGCATTGTGGAGACACATTTCACCTTCAAGGACCTCCACTTTAA GATGTTTGATGttggaggtcagaggtcagagaggaagaagtggaTCCACTGCTTCGAGGGTGTCACTGCCATCATCTTCTGTGTGGCGCTCAGCGACTATGATCTGGTGCTGGCTGAAGATGAGGAGATG AACCGGATGCATGAGAGCATGAAGCTGTTTGACTCCATCTGCAACAACAAGTGGTTCACAGACACCTCAATCATCCTCTTCCTTAACAAGAAAGACCTGTTTGAGGAGAAGATCAAGAAGAGTCCTCTAACTATCTGTTACCCAGAATACGCAG GCTCCAACACGTACGAGGAAGCTGCGGCCTACATCCAGTGTCAGTTTGAGGACCTGAACAAGAGGAAGGACACCAAGGAGATCTACACCCACTTCACCTGCGCCACCGACACCAAGAACGTGCAGTTCGTCTTCGACGCCGTCACTGACGTCATCATCAAGAACAACCTGAAGGACTGTGGACTCTTCTAA